Below is a genomic region from Isosphaeraceae bacterium EP7.
GCCGCCCACCGGGCCAGTTCCGCCCGTTTCAGCTCATCGCGCCAAGAGGCACAGGATAGCCCCCCTGCCCCATCGAGACACGACACTCGAAGAGAAAGGGGGCGCCCCGGGTCGACGTCGCGATCCCGGGCGCCTCGTGTTCACTTCCCGCCGTTCGCGGCACCGATCTTGGCCGGCGACGCGCCGGCGAGCTTGATCTGTCGCGGCTTGGCGGACTCCGACTTGGGCAGCGAGAGCGTGAGGACGCCGTGCTCGAATTGGGCCTGCGCCCGGTCCGAGTCCACCGGCGTGGCCAACGACACCGATCGCTGGAACGATCCGGAACGTCGCTCGCGGATGTGCCAGTGCTCGCCCTTCCTCTCCTGCTCCTCCTTGCTCTCGCCGCGGATGGTGAGCGTGTCGCCGTGGACGGTGATTTGCACGTCCTCGGGCTTGACGCCCGGCAGCGACGCCTTGACAACGAAGCTGTCCTCCGTCTCGGAGACGTCGAGCGGCAGCGTCGCCAGGCCGCTGGTGGCCGAGAGTGCCCCGGGCCGGACGAAGCTGTCCTGGAACAGTGTGCTCATCGCATCACGGAGGCTGATCGGCTCGCGGAATGGAAAGGGATCCCAACGTTCGATCGCCATCAGATTCCTCCTTTCTGATTGGGGAAGGTCCTCCCAGCCCTCAATCGCGGAATGAGTCTTCTCCCGGAGCGTGGTCGAACCACCGAATTTCACAGCAAACAACGCGCCGATTCTTTCAACAAATGTGACAACATCGTGAACGCAATTGGAAGCACGTTCCGGGGACGACTCCCATTTCCGGCCGACGCCATGGGCCGGTATGCTACGGTCATGCAGAGTCTCGCTCGATCACCATCCATCGGTGCGAAGCGGCGGAGAGTCGATCCGATCGTCGTTCAGAGTTGCATCTTCAAGACATGGCGGACGTCGAGCATTTCTGGCGACGGCGGCGGCGAGAGCGACCGCAAGGCGCCTTCATCCACGCTTTCGTAGAATCGGCGGATCGCTGCGACTCGGGGCCTCGTCTCGCGATTCGTGTCGATCCGATTGCCCATAGGCAAGCAGGCGAGAACTCAGGCCGATGCAGCGGGACGTCAGGCTTCTCGACGTTTCGAGCGGAGCAGTTGCGCGGGCTCGCGAAAATCGGGCATTCACAACCTGATAAAGGATCCGCGAGCCATCAGGGCGGATCGAACTTTGAGGCCTCGGCTTCCGACCTCCACGCCCGCCAATAGGCCCCAAATCGGGCGACGAAGACTCCGGGACGCTCGCCAAAAATGTCCCGTCCCAGGGCGATTGCGTCCCGCTGGAGTTCGGCCCGGCGGCCGTCGATTAGCGGCAGGAGCGTTGCTGCCGACGCCGTCTCGGCCTCCCCGTCGCCGATGGCTTGGATCGAATCTCGCAAGATGACCAGGTCGTGATCCTCGCCCAGGAGATCCGCCAGCCAATGTGCCGCCACGGCCCGATCTTCGATGAATCCGGGCCGAATGGGCAGGAGCATGTCCAGCGCATAACGGAGGTCCTTGACCCGCTTCCGCCACTCGTGAAGGCCCTCGTCGGTCGGGGCATCCGTCGCTTCGTGGAACGCCCCGAGGCCCCGCTTGTAAATCCTCCGCAAGCCGACTTCGAGGGCGTCCCAGTCGTGCCCTGCGACCTCCCAACGCTTCACCTCCCGACGGGCCTTCTCCAGTGTCTCGACGAGTTCTTCAAGGGCTTTCCCCTCATCGAGGACCCGCCGGTCGACTTCCCCTTTGAGACCGAGGAGAAAATCACGAACCGGGCCGATGGACTCCGGCCCGATTTGCCCGGCGGACCACTCGGCCAATCGGTCGAGCGTCTGGACGAGCACGCTGGCGTCTCGCAGTTCGGACAGGGGACGCCCTGCATCGCGAAAACGGGCGTCCTCCCGGTCGGCGAGCTTCCCCCCAAGTCCGCCTCTGGTAAGTCGGATCAAGGCACGGACCTTCCTGAGCCGCTGGCGGATACGATGGACAACGTCCTCTGGCGCGGCAGCGTCCGAGCCCTTCAGTTCGCCCAGCGCCTGGTCGATCTGGGTGCCGGCGATCCGCCGGACCCTCTTCGCGACCGATTCGTCTGCCTTGAATTGAAATGCCATCGTCCGTCTCCCGACCGCGTCCACGATCACCTCGTCTCCGGCGACTTCCCGCCCCAGCCAGTGGGGGCCTGGAACTGGCGGGCGGCTTCCTCGCGGGGAAACTCGATCTCGGCGGTGACGTGCCCCATGAGCCTGCGCCGGGAAACATCGGCCTTGATGGTGGGCCCGTCGTGCGGAAGCTGGCGATGGGCTTGCCCAGCGTTGAGGGTAGCACCGACCAAGCATCGCCTTACCGAAATTCTCGGTCGAACCCGGCCTGGAGTGCCTTGCTCCCACGCTCCCGGACGATTGCCTCGACTCTCTCGCGCAGACGCGGGTCATCCTTGTAGATTCGAATCGCCGACAGCGCGTCGATTGCGGTGAGTTCCGGCCCGGTTCCGATGAGCTCGTTCAGGTACTCAACCGAGGCGGGTCGCCTGAGGATGGCGATGGCCAGAAGTACGTGCTGTCTCAATTCAGTTGAGTGACACCGCTCAAGGCATCGCTTCAGCGGGTCGAGGGCTTCGGACAGGCGTGACTTTCCAAGTGCCAGTGCCGCCGCCTCGCAAGCAGCCGCATGGCCTGGTTCAAGGAACTCGATGACGATCGACAGATTCTCCACCGGGTCAACCGTGAGGAGCCCCAGGAGGCAATCGGAGAACACATCGAGATCTTTGTCGCCGATGCGAACCTTGAGGCGGAGAATCAACCCCGCGCTCTCGGTCCCGATGGCTCCGAGCGCCATTGCCGCGGCGGATCGCACGTCCCTTGCGGGGTCGATCATCGCATCGACGAGCAAGGGCAAGGAACTCGCGCCTTCAACGCGCGCCAGCGCGACGAGTGCGGCCGCTCGCACGGGTGGGGCGGAATCCTCCGTCGTGCCCCAGACCGGCTCGAGTTGGACGTGTCTCGCCGCCTTCAGGAAGACGTCCGACTTCTGATGCTCCATCTTGTCGAGGGCCTGGACGATCGCGATCTTGGCGCGGCAGAGCTTGTCATCCTTGAGCGGATTGACGAGAAACCGATCGAAGGCCGCTACCAGGTCTTTGGACAGTTCGACGAGCATGTTCTCGCCGGCGATGGGCGCCGCCGCGGCGACGACCAGATTTGACCGATCGCCGATCGACTTCCGCAGTTCGGAAATCTGCTCTGGTGTGAGCGATTGCCCGCGGAGTGTTCGAATCGCCGCCAGTTTGTCATCCAGCGACGCGCGCCCAGCCATGCTTCGTTCCGAGGCCTGGAAGAGGTGAGTTCGTGGAGCCCCATCATACCCCCAATCGTTCACGGCGAGCGACGCCGACCTGGCTGGGAGGGTCGTCCTGAAGGCGCTAATAGACAATCCCAACGAAAAAAGGGCTCCCGGCAAATGCCGGGAGCCCTTTCAATGCAAGTGCCGAAGAGAGGACTTGAACCTCCACGGGCCGTTAAGCCCACTAGGACCTGAACCTAGCGCGTCTGCCAATTCCGCCACTTCGGCATTGAGATCAAACGGAAATCGCCTTGATGGCGAGAGAACTTACGTCACCTCACCGTATTCGACGAGTGATGGGGTGATTCTAAACGATGCACCCAGTTAGGGCAAGAGCTTCGTCGCGGGCGGAGGCGTTTTTAGCGGTCCCCTTTGGGAGTCTCGGAGCTCCCGCTCGAGCGCTGATCTTGCGGTCGTCCACAAGCGTAGAAATTCATCGATCGGATCAGGATTTGACGGCCGCATAACTCGGGCGGAACCAGGTGCCGATCAGGCCGAGGAACAGGCCGGCGAGGGCGGCCGTCGAGAGGAAGAGGCCGTTGCGGAAGGAGACAGGGTTGTAGGTGTAGACGAGCTTGTGCCGGCCCGATGGGACGCCCGCGCCTCTCATGGCCCGATTGGCCCTGAGGATCGGCGCGGGCTTGTCGTCGATGGTCAGGGTCCAGCCCGGATAGAAGACATCGGCCAGGACGACGATCCCGGGCCGCATCATGTTGACGTCGATCTCGACCCTCTGCGGCGAGGGGTAGCGGACGACCGGGACTTCCGACGGATCGGTGATCGAGCGGGTGATGAAGGGTCGCACCTGGTTCACGTCGGTCGTCTCGATCCAGGCGATCGCCTTCGGGTCGATGACGGCCCAATCGGGCATCTTCCAGATGGGGTCATCGGCGTAGAGGATCTCGTTCATCGGCTCGACGCGCGAAGTCTTATCCATCCCTTCGACGGGCTTCAGGAGCCGGACATCGTGGACGACCCAGGCACGGGGGTAGGCGGAGCGATTGCGCAGAATCCGGTAGTCACGAGTCTTGGCGTATTCCAGCTCACGGGCCTCGCGATCGGGCCCGTCGAAGGCGCCGGCCGGGGGATGAACCGCATCGGAGTTGAAGACGAACGAGGCATAGCCCCGATTTTCGTCCTTCCAACCGGCCGAGATGCTGGGCACGACGAAGTATCGAGTATTCCAGAGATCGTAGCCGCGTCTGGGCTGGTAGACGATCCTCTCGCCTTCTGGAATCATGAGGGCGCCGGAGACCTGGGGATTGGCGGATCGCCAGAACGGGGCGAAGAACCAGTCGTAGTCATATAACTCGGCGGTGCCCAGGGTATGGGTATACTCGGCGCCGTAGTTGATCCCGTACTTGGGCTGGATGGTGGCCCGCTCCCACTCGACGAAGTCGGCCACGCGATCGTTCGAGGCCTGCTCCTGCCAGATCATCGGATCCCAGATGGGCATCCTGTGGATCCGGAACGGGCCCGTCGCCGGGTCAAGCTTCTCCGCGTCCTGGATCAGCTTGAGGACCTCGGGCGTCCCCTCGAGCATCGATTGCGGGACCGTGGCGATGAACCGTGAGTTGGCCATCGCCAGGTCAACCGAGGCGAGGAGGAGCAAAGCGGCGCCGGCGAGCCTGGGCCGACGACTCGCGAGAGCCGCCAGCAGCGCCAGGCAGGCGAGCACGCCGGCCGAGTGCACGAACGCCATCCTCGCATTCTGGAACGCCCCCTGGACGTTGAGCGGCCCGAGCTGCGAGCCCGAGGCCGGCTCGGCCGCCGAGGCCGTGAGCCAGCCTACGAACGGCCCCCGGGCCAGCGTGATGGCGAGGATCGCGGCCAGGCCGATCCCCGAGAGGGCCAGCGCTCGCCGCCGAAGGCGACGGGCGGCCTCTTGGTCGGCGATGACGCGGTCCCAGCCCGCACCCGCGAGGATGGCCAGCGCCAGCACGGTGAAGGTGAGCAGCTTGGCCGGATAGCGGAAGGTGTGGAACCCCGGGAAGATCAGGGTCATCATCCAGTAAACGCTGCCATCTCCGTCTCGCAAGTGGCCATCGAATCGGATCGCCGAGGTATCCGGGCCGTCGGGGATGCCGATCAGGCGGGTGAGTGACGGGACACCGCGGGCCCACCAGAGAGGACCGCCGTATTCACCGAGACCGGCGACGAAGCTCAGGCCCGCGACCACGAAGAGCCAACGACGCCACGGGGGGGCGGAGCCCGACTCGGGCCGGGCCATTGCCGCCCAGGCAAGCAGCAGGACCGAGGCCCCCATGTAGAGCGTCGGGACCCAGTTCTTCGCGTGGCGGGTGCGGGGCGGAAGAAACTGATGCCAGGACGTATTGCCGGCCGTGCCGATGTATGAGCCGAAGAAATTCGGCCAGATGGCCCCGACAAGCGCGTCCGGCTCGACGCTGAATGGGTAGATGTCGTGGGTCGACTGGTCGGCCGACCTGGACGTCAGGGCGGTGAACTCGACCACCGGCAACAGTTGCGCCGCGGAGAGCGCCCCGGCGAGGCCGGCGGCGAAGCCCAGGCCCGCCAACCGAACGACGATCGGTCCCCGCCTTCCCCCCTTCCTGCGTGACAACATGACAACCAGGACCAGCGCCCAGCAAGCCGCCGTCAGTCGGGGAAGCCAGGGGACGATCGGCAGGACAGGGGGCGGAAAACCCTTGGGTCGCAGACTTGGCGTGATTGCGGCGAAGGCGAGCACCGCCAGACAGTAGACGATGCCGATGGAGAGCAAGCCGATCGGCCCAGGCATACTGGATCGTGCGAGCGAACGTCCTTCCAAGCGTCCAGAGAGCATGAACGCATAGAGCCCGGCGAAAAGGCCGGTGAGGTAGGATGCCTGCGGGTCGCCCCCCAGCACCTGCATCGCCAGGACCGTGGCCAGGCCCAGAATCGCACGGGTGCGCCCCAGCCTCAACCAGCGGTCGACGGCAAGAAAACCCAGCGGCGCCCAGGCCGCGCCGACCAGGAAGATGATGTTGCAGTACTGGAACACGATGGGACCGGCGAACGCATAGCTGAGGCCCGCCAGCCCCGATCCGACCGCCGAGATCGACCAGGAGCGTGCCAGCGCGAACGCGGCGACAAATGCAAGGACGACATGCGCCACCGCATACAGCCGTGCCCCCCAGGCATAGGGAAGGACGGTGTAGATGAGCTTGCCCGGATAGAGCACCGCGGCCGTGGGCTGTCCCAGCAGCGGCATCCCGGAGTTTTCTTCCATCTCCCAGAGCGGCCATCGGCCCGCCTGCCACTCGGCCTCCACCCGCTGATAGAGCGGATAGTAGAAGTGCGCCGAGTCTCGGAAGGCGAGCTGACCGCCCCGGAACAGGGCATCGCCGAAGAAGACCGCGACCAGGGCCACCAGGCACGCGAAGCTCAGGGCGGGCAGCGGGAAGCGGCGCATGGAGGGATGGCCCGTGACCTTTGTGGGAGCGACTGGTCGACCTCTGAGGACGGACCAATGTACCACGAAGGAGCGACCACGAACGCAGGCCCGCCCCGCTGGCCCGGCCAATCGACCGGGGGCGGGGCGGGCCTTGGAATTTTCAACCTATCGCGAAGCGGAATGGACTCAGCGCACGGGGGCGTGGACGTCGCCCAACGCGGTCTTGGGGCTCGGGGGGGTCAGGGCATCCCTGGGATTGGGGGCCTTGCCGTCGGGGCCGGGCGGGAGGGTCGGCAGCTCGACCTTGATGATCTCGCCGTTGAGGGCCTTCATGAACTCGACGAGGTCCTGCTTCTCCTGGGGAGTGAGGCCGAGCTTCTTCATGTCCTTGTCGATCCAAGGGTTGGCATTGCCGCCGCGGTCGTAGTATTCGACCACGTCCACCAGCGTCTTCTCCTTACCGTCATGCATGTAAGGGAATGTCCGCTCGATGTCCCGGAGAGACGGGGTCTTGAAGGCCCCCTGCTCGGCCGGGTTCTTGGCACCGACCGGGGCGATCTCGAACCGTCCGATGTCGGCGAATTTGTTGGTCGCGACGTCAAAGCCGACGCCCAGGTTATGGAACTGCTCGTCGGTGAAGTTGGCGCCGATGTGGCACGAGGTGCAATTGGCCTTCTTGAGAGTGACCTCGGGCTTGAACTCGTCGTCGGCGTTGAGCCGCAGGCCGAAGAGAACCATCCCACGCTTCTGGCTGTCGGTAAGCGCCTTTAGGTCCTCGGGCGACTCATCCTTCGAGGCCAGGTTGTAGCGGTCATAGGGAGAGTTGCCCGAGAAGGCGGTGCGCTCGAAGGTGGCGATGGCCTTCGCCACGCCGTCGAGGGTCACATCGGTGCCGAAGACTTTCTGGAACTGTTCGCGGTAGCTGGGAATGGTCCGCAGCCGGTTGACGATCTCGCCGTAAGACTGGTCACCCATCTCGATCTTGTTCTGGGGCGGGCCCTGAGCCTGGCCTTCGAGCGACGGTGCGCGACCGTCCCAGAACATCGTCTTGCCGTAGACCGTGTTCAACACGGTCGGGGCATTGCGTCCGCCGACCTGTCCGAGGATGCCGACGGACGTGGGAAGGTTGTCGGTCCAGGCCTTCTCGGGATTGTGGCAGGTGGCGCAGCTGACGGTGGTATCCTTGGAGATCCGCGCGTCGAAGTAGAGTTGCTTACCCAGGTCGAGCTTCGCCTGGGTCATGGGGTTCGCCGCCGGGATCAGCGCCGTGATCGGTCCCAGCCCTTTGGGGGGGGTGATTGCGACGACTTCGGCGGGGGCAATCTTGCTGCTGTCGGGCATGGCCCAGAGGTGGTCGATCGAGGTCGGCACCGCGGCGGTGGCCTCCCCTCCCTTGATTTCTTCCTTCACGACGTCGACCACCTTGCTGGTGTCGACCTCACGGACCGGCGTGACCGACTCGCCCAGCTTGCCGCCGCTCGGGGCCGGGGCCTTGCCGGGGGCCTGGGATTCCGGGGCATCGGCGACGGCGACCGGGGGAGTCGCGGGGGGGGAGGCCTCATTGCCGGCTCCGCCACAGCCGGCCAGGGACAGAAGCGCCGCCGGCAGACACCAGGCCAGCCGCGACGCAATCCGGGACGATGCGAGACGCATGCAAGAACTCCAAACAAGAGGCGTGGACGAGCCGGGCCGCCGCACTGGGCGGGGCTTCCGGCTGGCCGGGACCGGCCTCGGGATCGAGACTCAGGAAAGTACACGGGGACCGAGCAGCACCCGTTTGGGGCGGCCGGCCATGGGGCGAGCAGGTCGCACGAGCGGTCGGCCGGGCTGGGCCGGCACGACGCCCGGGCGGCCCGATTATTTCTTCTTGGCGGCGAGGGTGAGCGCGTTACGCTGGGCGGCCTCGACGAGGTCTTCCCAATGCTTTTCGACGTATTCCGGGGGGCCGCCCTTCAGCGCCACGTACTGGGCCACTTCCAGGGTGTCGACCATGTCGATCGTGTCCCAAGGACAGACCTGGGCGCAATGCTTGCAGCCGATGCAGCGATCAAGGTCGACGTCGCACCAGGTCTGAAGGCTTGGGTGATCCTCACCGGGCACCTTGTAGATGCAGTCGACGGGGCAGACCTCGAGGCATGCCTCGCACCCGGTACATCCATCGGCGTGGATGACGGCCAGGATACGGGGGACCACTTTGCGCGGCTTACCGGCGGTCGAGGCGGCCATGGTGAATCCCGTCTCCTGACTGTGTGCAGGGCCTTACGTCGCGTCGGATCGACGTCGAACCGATAATGATTATTGTTCCGCAGGCCGCGAGGGTCAAGCAATCAAACCCGCTCGCCTCGCGTTTCATCCACAATGGTCCCCGAGGGTGGGGCAAAGCCCCTCGTTCCAGACGTGAAGTATCCGCCCAAGCAAGGCATGTCGGCCGAGGAACGGTTCATCGTCGACGAGACAAACCGGATCACGTTCAGCGATTCCCAGATGCCCGCCGTGCTGGCGACCCCCTGGCTGATCCTCAGGCTGGAGTTCGCCGCGCGGCACGCGATCGAGCCTTGCCTGGAGCCGCACGAGCGCAGCGTCGGCACCTACGTCGAGGTCGAGCATCTGGCCCCCGCGCCCGAGGGCTCAGAGGTCGTCTGCCGCGCCAAGGTGATCCACGTCAATGGACCGGTCGTCACCTTCCAGGTCGAGGCCCACGACGGCATCGAGCCCCTGGCCCGCGGCATCCACCGACGTCGGGTGATCGACACCGAACGCTTCGCCCGCCGCCTCGCCCGCAAGAAAGCCCAACTCGACGAAGGGAGAGGCTGATCCGGAGACAGGGGTCACCGTCGCGCGTGCCCCTGGCACCCCCGGCCCGGCGTGGATATGGTACGCCATCCCCAACGGAGAACTCGGTCCATGGATCACGCGTCGAAGGTGCCGTCGAAAGCCTGGGTCGTGACGTTCGCCGGCATGTCGGTGAACCTCTGCCTGGGCATTCTCTATGCGTGGAGCGTCTGGAAGGCCGGGCTCCTGAGCGATCCGGCTCATCCGGCCGGGACGCCCATGGGAGGGCGGAATGCCGGCTGGACGTACCTGACCGACGCCCAGGCAACCTGGGCTTACGCGCTCTGCGGCATCATCTTCGCGCTGTCGATGATCCCCGGCGGCCGGATCCTCGACCGGTTCGGGCCGAGCTTGGGTGCCACCCTGGGCGGCCTGTTCCTGGCCTCCGGATGCATCCTGGCCGGGCTCATGAAGAGCTATCTCGGGCTGCTCCTCGGCTTCGGGGTGCTGGGGGGAATCGGGATGGGCCTGGCCTATGCCGCGACGACCCCCGCGGCGGTCAAATGGTTCGGCCCGCACCAGCGTGGTCTCATCGTCGGCCTGGTGGTGGGCGGCTACGGAGGCGCGGCGATCTACATCTCGCCGCTGGCCAAGTCGCTCATCGCCGATTATGGCCTGACCGGCAGCTTCGTCGTGCTCGGCAGCCTCTTCGCCCTGGTCGTCGTCGTCGCAGGCCGCTTGCTGGCGTTCCCTCCGGCGGGATACGTCCCCCCCGGTGCCCCGTCCTCGGGCTCTGGCTCCGACCAGTCGGGCCTGACTCGCGTCGACTGGACCCCCGGGCAGATGGTCCGAACCTGGCAGTTCTACGGCCTGGTTTTCCTGTTCATCGGTTCGGCCCAGTCGGGCCTGCTGGTGATTGCCAACGCAACGCCGATGCTCAACGGGACGGCCAGCAAGGTCGCCTTCTTCGCGGCCAATGCCTGGTTGCTCTCGTCGTTCGGAGGTCTTGCCAACGCGACAGGTCGGGTGGGCACGGGGATCTATTCCGACCGGATCGGCCGGGCCAACGCCTACCTGATCAACGGCCTCATCTCGGCAACCTGCCTGTTCCTGATGCCGACGATCATGGCCTCGGGCAGCGTGCCGCTGCTCTTCCTGGCTGTCGGGGTGGCCTACTGGCAATACGGCGGCGGCCTGGCCCTGATGCCCGCGTTCACGGCCGACTACTTCGGCCCCAAGCACCTGGGGAGCAATTATGGTCTCGTCTTCCTCGGCTGGGGGATCGCCTTCATCGTCCCGCAGCTCGCGGGTTACGTGAAGGACGCCACCGGCAGCCTCGACGCGACCTTCTACGCCTCGGGAGTCCTGCTGCTGGCGGCCGTCGTCCTCAGCAGGATGCTGACCCGCCCACTCTCCCCGACGGAGACGATTCGGGCGGAAAGCCCGATCCTGCTCGCATCAAAGTAAGTTGTCCCGCCCGGCATCTCAGCGAGCCGACGCGATCCGGTCGAGGAACGCATGCAATGCGTCCTCGACGCTCCGGCCTCCCGCATCAAAGTAGTCGTTGTGGTCGGCCGCATCGACATCGATGCGTGTCGCGCCGGGCACGCGCTCGGCCAGCCTTTCCGACATGGCGAACGGAATGAGCTGGTCGCGTCGACCGTGGCCGATGAGCACCGGGACCTTCACTCCGCCGATCTTCGAGAGGTTGTCGAATTTGTGCTGCAACAGCAGCGAGGTGGGAAGGAACGGGAAGGAACGGCGGACCATCTCGGCCAGGCTGGTGAACGGGCTGAAGATGGCCAGACCAGCGACCGGCCGACGCGCCGCCAGGTCGACCGCGACCGCCGCGCCGAGCGACCACCCCGCGGCCACGATCCTGGCCGGGTCGACATCCTTACGCGATGAGAGATGGTCGAAGGCCGCGTCGGCGGTGCGGTAGCATCCCGACTCGCCGGCCGATCCGCCGCTGAGACCAAACCCGAGATAATCGGGGATCAGCACGTTGGCCCCCAGCCTCCGGAACGACTCGAACCGTGAGATCGAGTCGGCCAGGCACATGCCGTTGCCATAGAAGAAGAGGATGGTGGGCCGCCTTGACGCCTCGGGATCGGGCGAACCCCCCGGCCCAAGCGCCGGGCCGAAGAGGGCCACCACCTTGTCTCCGTTGGCGTCAAGTGTGACGATCGTCGCACCGGGAGGCGGGGTCACTCGGGCCTCGGGCCTCCCTTGCGAGTCGGCTCCCGGGAAGATCAAACGGTCCTGAATCGCGGTCAGCACGATGAGCATCCCCATTAGGACGAAGACCGGGAGCCGCAGGAAGCGCCAGACCCGGCGGGCGGCGGAATGCCCCGGGAGAATCATCACGTGTCAACCCTCTTACCCGATCACGCGGAGGCAGCAGGACTCCGTGGCGAATCGCCCGTAGGAAGGTCGCATGTCCGGTCACTTCGCGAAAGGCGCAGCACGACGACGGCCGCGTCATCCCCTGGGCGGAAGGATGACGCGGCCGTCGTGCTTGCTCTGGCTCGGGGCAACCTCGGCATCGATCCCGTCGGGGACCGGATCTGTTCAGATCCCTGAGCCGAAGGAGATGTCGCGGTCGGAGGCGACGCCCTCGGCGGAGGTCTCCTTGCGGGGCGCGACGTGGGGCCCGCGTATGACCGACTGTCCGTTCCGGTTGTGCTGGGCGTGGCCGCGGAGCGGGCTGCGACGCAGGGGCGGTGCCTGCTCGGAGCCGGGTGCGCCGGCCTCGGCGCCCACGTGAGCGGGGAGGTTGACGTCGAACTCGCCGCCGTCGAGGTCATCGTAGCGCGAGACGTAGCCGGGCAATTTGGCCCGTTCGAGCTCGTCGGCGTACGAGGCCAGTACGGCCGATTGGATCTTCTCGCGGCAGGACGAGTTGATCGGGTGGGCGATGTCGGCGTGCAGCTTGGCGCGGCCGTCGGCGTCACGCAGGGCGCGGTTCTCGTCCAGGCGGCAGCCGCACTGGTTGCAGAACCGGCTGCGGAGGTGGTTCTTGGTGCCGCAGTGGGTGCAGCGGTCGGTCAGCTTGCGAGATGGCATGGCGACGAAGAAGCCCTTGGCCCCTTCGATGATCTTCAGGTCACGGATGACGTACGAGTCGTCGAACGTGATGCTGCAGAACGCCTGCAAACGCTCGTTGCTGCCCGAGTTGTCTTCCATGAGCTTGATGCGGACTTCGGTGATTTCCACGGCCGGTACTCCTTTACGAGGCGTGTCCCGCTCAAGGGTCGCAGGTGACGGCCCGGACCTGTCCCAGTCCGGGGAGTTGCAGTCGGTTCGCGGCCTCGCGTGCCGCGTCTTTGTCGCGGCAGAGCCCGAAAAAGGCAGAGCCGCTGCCGCTCATCAGGTGCCCGTCGAGCAACGGGCCGAGGTCGGCCAGGGCCTTGTTGACCCTCGCCAGCTCCGGCCGGATCGACTCGGCGATCGGCTGAAGCCGATTAAACAAGAGCTCAGCCAGTTCGGCCGGCTTGCCGCCGGCCAAGGCCTCCACAATCCCTCCCATCGGCCTGGGCCGAGGGGGGGGCACGAGCGCCCGGTACACGTCCGCCGTCGAGACTCCAACGGGGGGGCAGACCAGGACGAAGTGCAGAGGAGCCTTCAGATTGATCGGTTCCACACGCTCGCCTCGACCTCGGCAGACAGCCGCAGGACCGTGCAGGAAGAAGTTGACGTCGCTGCCCAGGCCCGAGGCGAGCTCGTCCAGCGCTTCGATTCCGAGGCCAAGGCCCCAGAGTCGATCGAGGCCGACCAGGGTGGCCGCCGCGTCGCTGGATCCGCCCGCAAGGCCTGCCTGCGACGGGATCCGCTTCTTCAGCTCGATCCTCACGCCGCGCATCGTCCCGGCTCGATCCTTGAGCCGTAACGCCGCGCGGACGACCAGGTTGTCTTCGTCGGTCGGGAGCGTCGGGTCATCGCATTCCAGGGAAACCTGCCCCGATGGGTCATCGACCAGGCGTAACGTGTCACGCAGGTCGACAGCCACCATGACTGTCTCAAGCTCGTGGTATCCGTCGGGCCGCTTGCCCAGGATCTCCAGGAACAGGTTGAGCTTGGCCGGTGCTTCCACCTCGATCGCACCGTCACGGTCATGCACGATCATCCGATCGACACCCCGCGACGGGCCACGCGGGCGGCGTCCCGACTCATCCCCAACTCGTTCCCTAAATCCATGTTCCGGCCTCGACTTCCGTCCATCCCCGGCCGATGCCCGGGCGAGCTCTCGGGGCCA
It encodes:
- a CDS encoding Hsp20/alpha crystallin family protein; translated protein: MAIERWDPFPFREPISLRDAMSTLFQDSFVRPGALSATSGLATLPLDVSETEDSFVVKASLPGVKPEDVQITVHGDTLTIRGESKEEQERKGEHWHIRERRSGSFQRSVSLATPVDSDRAQAQFEHGVLTLSLPKSESAKPRQIKLAGASPAKIGAANGGK
- a CDS encoding CHAD domain-containing protein, with the translated sequence MAFQFKADESVAKRVRRIAGTQIDQALGELKGSDAAAPEDVVHRIRQRLRKVRALIRLTRGGLGGKLADREDARFRDAGRPLSELRDASVLVQTLDRLAEWSAGQIGPESIGPVRDFLLGLKGEVDRRVLDEGKALEELVETLEKARREVKRWEVAGHDWDALEVGLRRIYKRGLGAFHEATDAPTDEGLHEWRKRVKDLRYALDMLLPIRPGFIEDRAVAAHWLADLLGEDHDLVILRDSIQAIGDGEAETASAATLLPLIDGRRAELQRDAIALGRDIFGERPGVFVARFGAYWRAWRSEAEASKFDPP
- a CDS encoding HEAT repeat domain-containing protein, with product MAGRASLDDKLAAIRTLRGQSLTPEQISELRKSIGDRSNLVVAAAAPIAGENMLVELSKDLVAAFDRFLVNPLKDDKLCRAKIAIVQALDKMEHQKSDVFLKAARHVQLEPVWGTTEDSAPPVRAAALVALARVEGASSLPLLVDAMIDPARDVRSAAAMALGAIGTESAGLILRLKVRIGDKDLDVFSDCLLGLLTVDPVENLSIVIEFLEPGHAAACEAAALALGKSRLSEALDPLKRCLERCHSTELRQHVLLAIAILRRPASVEYLNELIGTGPELTAIDALSAIRIYKDDPRLRERVEAIVRERGSKALQAGFDREFR
- a CDS encoding cytochrome c peroxidase, giving the protein MRLASSRIASRLAWCLPAALLSLAGCGGAGNEASPPATPPVAVADAPESQAPGKAPAPSGGKLGESVTPVREVDTSKVVDVVKEEIKGGEATAAVPTSIDHLWAMPDSSKIAPAEVVAITPPKGLGPITALIPAANPMTQAKLDLGKQLYFDARISKDTTVSCATCHNPEKAWTDNLPTSVGILGQVGGRNAPTVLNTVYGKTMFWDGRAPSLEGQAQGPPQNKIEMGDQSYGEIVNRLRTIPSYREQFQKVFGTDVTLDGVAKAIATFERTAFSGNSPYDRYNLASKDESPEDLKALTDSQKRGMVLFGLRLNADDEFKPEVTLKKANCTSCHIGANFTDEQFHNLGVGFDVATNKFADIGRFEIAPVGAKNPAEQGAFKTPSLRDIERTFPYMHDGKEKTLVDVVEYYDRGGNANPWIDKDMKKLGLTPQEKQDLVEFMKALNGEIIKVELPTLPPGPDGKAPNPRDALTPPSPKTALGDVHAPVR
- a CDS encoding 4Fe-4S binding protein, giving the protein MAASTAGKPRKVVPRILAVIHADGCTGCEACLEVCPVDCIYKVPGEDHPSLQTWCDVDLDRCIGCKHCAQVCPWDTIDMVDTLEVAQYVALKGGPPEYVEKHWEDLVEAAQRNALTLAAKKK
- a CDS encoding hotdog domain-containing protein, whose protein sequence is MSAEERFIVDETNRITFSDSQMPAVLATPWLILRLEFAARHAIEPCLEPHERSVGTYVEVEHLAPAPEGSEVVCRAKVIHVNGPVVTFQVEAHDGIEPLARGIHRRRVIDTERFARRLARKKAQLDEGRG
- a CDS encoding MFS transporter, with protein sequence MDHASKVPSKAWVVTFAGMSVNLCLGILYAWSVWKAGLLSDPAHPAGTPMGGRNAGWTYLTDAQATWAYALCGIIFALSMIPGGRILDRFGPSLGATLGGLFLASGCILAGLMKSYLGLLLGFGVLGGIGMGLAYAATTPAAVKWFGPHQRGLIVGLVVGGYGGAAIYISPLAKSLIADYGLTGSFVVLGSLFALVVVVAGRLLAFPPAGYVPPGAPSSGSGSDQSGLTRVDWTPGQMVRTWQFYGLVFLFIGSAQSGLLVIANATPMLNGTASKVAFFAANAWLLSSFGGLANATGRVGTGIYSDRIGRANAYLINGLISATCLFLMPTIMASGSVPLLFLAVGVAYWQYGGGLALMPAFTADYFGPKHLGSNYGLVFLGWGIAFIVPQLAGYVKDATGSLDATFYASGVLLLAAVVLSRMLTRPLSPTETIRAESPILLASK